From Struthio camelus isolate bStrCam1 chromosome 29, bStrCam1.hap1, whole genome shotgun sequence, a single genomic window includes:
- the LOC138062731 gene encoding olfactory receptor 14A16-like, with protein MPPRHEDVENPFNTMTGLYLTRRQSPMSRESKVSNDSSFNEFLLLAFADTWELQLLDFSLFLAEYSLLTVMAYDRYVAICRPLHYGTLLGTRACVRMAVAAWVSGFLHALLHTANTFSIPLCQGNVLDQFFCEIPQLLQLSCSHSYLREVGLLAFNACLIFGCFIFIVLSYVQIFRAVLRMPSEQGRHKAFSMCLPHLAVVSLFVSTSFFAYLKPLSISSPALDVVVAVLYSVVPPAVNPLPYSMRNKELKDALNKLIQLLPVQPH; from the exons atgccgccacg cCATGAAGATGTTGAGAATCCCTTCAACACTATGACTGGATTATACCTGACAAGAA GACAGTCCCCCATGTCCAGAGAGAGCAAAGTGTCCAACGACAGCTccttcaatgagttcctcctcctggcctttgcagacacatgggagctgcagctcttggacttctcgctcttcctgg ctgagtattctctcctcactgtcatggcctatgaccgctacgttgccatctgcagacccctgcactacgggaccctcctgggcaccagagcttgtgtcagaaTGGCAGTAGCTGCCTGGGTCAgtggttttctccatgctctcctacacactgccaacacattttccattcctctctgccaaggcaatgtcctggaccagttcttctgtgagattccccaactcctccagctctcctgctcacactcctacctcagggaagtggggcttctTGCGTTTAATGCCTGTTTAAtatttgggtgtttcattttcattgtgctgtcctatgtgcagatcttcagagctgtgctgaggatgccctctgagcagggaaggcacaaagccttctccatgtgcctcccgcacctggctgtggtctccctctttgttagcacctcattttttgcctacctgaagcccctctccatctcctccccagctctggatgtggtggtggctgttctgtactcggtggtgcctccagcagtgaaccccctcccctacagcatgaggaacaaggagctcaaagatGCACTAAACAAATTGattcagctgcttccagttcagcCGCACTAA